A region of the Oceanococcus sp. HetDA_MAG_MS8 genome:
TTGAGCAAATGTAGATCTTCAATAGCTGGATGGTCCGCACCTAGGGCTAAACTCTGGGCCTCGGCTAGCGCCATCTGTAGCTTGGCAGTCAATTTGTCCATACGCATGGCATTTCTCCTTTCGCGGCTAAGAGCAAGAAGATGCTCAGCCAATCACTATCTGCACATCTCAATGTGGGCGTATTGACATGAGTCAAGCTGGGGCTGCGGGAGGGGTAGGGGCAAGTGTAGGAAGTTACCCACAAGGGCTGTGGATAAGTCTGTGAATCGGGTTGGAATATCCGCTGCCAAGCGTTGATTTACCTAGCTTTGCTAGATGCTGGCTAATTTGTGACCACTTTGTTACCAGCTTTATAAAACAAGGACTTACAAAACATGTGACAAAACTTTGACGGCTTGACAGCAATGCCGCCTGCTGTTCTCAGGGCTCTGGGCCATGTGTGAATAAATGCCAAACCGAACTTCAACAAAGAAGGTCTTTGTCAAGCCCTGGCGCGCTGCAATGAATTGCGCAGAATCTACCCAACGCCTCAGATTTTCAGGGCCGGCTATAAGTGTTCGGAAGTCCTTTTAGGGCTGGTTTCCGAGTTGCTCACAGAGCTTGTGGATAAGTCTGTGAAAGTGCTTCGGGTAGTAGCTCTAAGTCGTTGCTGGAAAACGAGTCCCGCCGAGCCGGTTAATAATTAGCCAAGCTCGAAATAAAACGAAAAAACAAAGGCTTAGTAAGGCGCTTGGGCGGGATTCTCAGCGCTAACACGCGTACGATACAGCGCAGAACAGGGGAGGTGTCTTGTGCATAGCCTGGCGAAAGATGCTAGCGCCGGCCCAGTGACTGTCGGCCGCGAGCCTGGTTTGGAATTCGGCGGGCCAGGCCGGCTGCCAGCAGAGCGAGGACCAAAAAACCTGCGCTACCCGCGGAGGATCCACGCTCAGTGGGTGATTGCATGCGCGAGCTTGGTGGTGGGTTGTTCGCCCAGAAGGTTTCTGTGTCGACGCCTTCAGCGCTGGGCCCCAAATCAAGCACGACCTCTCCCGAGTAACTCGCAGCTACGCTGAGGAAATAATAGATTTCGAGCACAAGCGTATTGGGAATTTGACTCAGCGCAAATACGAGCTCTTCGCCAATGCCGTCAGTCAATGTGGTGCGATCGGCACGGCCGAGCAAGTTGCCGTCCTCGTCGTAGAGGTACATATCGAAATCATCGATTGGCAGCGCCGTTGCCGAGCTCCAAGTCAAACTCAGCCTGAGCTGAGCAAGAGGAAAGAACTGGGAAGTCTCTGCTGGCAACTCCAAATGAATAGCCAAGCGATCACAGTCGATTCCTGGGTTGCACAGGATTAGCCCTGTTTCGTCGGACTCCAAAGGACTGGGGTTAAGGCCGATAACGGGGCCCGAGCTTCGGAATTCCTGTTCTTGGGCATACAGGCTGACTTCGACCGTTGAGGGTTCAATAGCTTGTGTGAGCTGGCTGCTGAAGAGCAAGAAGCTGGCAACGGCTATCTTCAGGGCTGACATGGTTTTGGTCTCCTCCCAGGGCCAAAGGGGTTGTGGCCTTCATCTCTTAACGACTCAAGCTTAGAAACTCGTTGGCTGAGTGTGCACGTCGAACAACCGAAGAGAATATTCGGCCTGAGCTTCACTCAGCACAGTGAGGCGGCTCTTGAAAAATGTTTGCGCAGCCGCTACGAATAAGGGTTGGCCTAGGCCTGTAAAGTTCAATAAAAACAAGGGGTTGAAAAATACCAAATCGACGGCACCTTGGAGTGAAGAAGTCACCATGCTTCGCTTTTTACACATCTCAAGGAGGTGCCTCATGGCCTTAGTTCATCAACGCCCATGGTCCTTGCTGCAAAGCTTAACTGATGAGTGGGATCAGGTCTTCCCTCAGGCTGCAGCTGCGCCATCGGCTCAGAGTTGGCTACCGCAAGCCGATGTGAGTCAGTTCAGGGATCGGTTTGAGTTCACTTTAGATCTTCCTGGTGTACCCGCTGATCAGGTCGATATCAGCCTGGATGGCCAGATGCTGACCATTCGCGGTGAGCGTCACGTCGCCGAAGAGCGTGTCAACGAAGACGCGGCTCCGGTCGCGCAGCGCAGAGAACGTCGCAGCGGCGTTTTTGAACGCCGTTTTCGGCTGCCGCAGGGCATTGACTCCAGCGCCATATCTGCTCAGTCCAGGCATGGCGTGCTGCATATCGTGGTACCCAAGCTGCCCAAGGAACAGCCCTTAAAAATCCCAGTGGCAGCCTAATGATTCACCGTTTCGGCTGACGGAAGGGCCCTGGCGCTCGGCTATGCATTGCGCTGCCGCAGCGCCACGGGCACACTGCCGCACCATGAAACGAATTTGGTTGTTAATGCTGGCGTTGGCATCTGCCGCTCCGGCCTGGGGTGCGGGCTGCACGCGTGCGGATGTTGATCACTTCTTGAGTCGTGGCTTTAGTACGGACCAAGTGGTGTTGCTCTGTGGCGGAGACATAGACGTTGCACAGTCTCCCCAGCCGGACGCCAGTATGGAAGCCGAGCAGGCTCTGCGCGAACTTCTGCTGCGCAGCGTTGATGCAAATAATCTCGAAGTTAATGCCGAGCTATTGCGCTGGGAGCAAAAGGTGTGCGTGGAGTACGCGCCCGCCAATCTCGCCGGACGACCTCGCGAGATTTGCGGCCCTGTGACCCGAGAACTGCGGCGCGGGGAGTTCGTGACCGGTGAACAACACCGCCAAGTGCTCATCTTTGGTGACCATGGCGTAGAGCTTGTGGGCCCCATTCGGCAGCATTGGGGGATTGACGGATCCGATCTCATCCCGGCCGATCAGAAGCGCCTGCAACAACGCATGCAGGTGGAGGCCCGCTCCGTGATTTTGCCGTTGTACCCGCGGGCGGATCCGGCGGAAGTCGCCGCCGCACTGGATCGGTGGAATACCGAACTACCGTAAATTCTGATCTTGCATCACTTACTGCCCACCGTACGCTGCATGCGTTTATAGCGACTTGAGTTCAACAATCGATTTTTCTAAGCGCGCACTCGATACTGGGTGGGGGACGCCCAGCTCCTGAGCAAACAAGGCGACTCTATAGTCCTGCAGACTCCAGTACACACTGCGTACTTGCGCGCGAGCCTGGGGTGTTTGTGGCAGATGCGCCAAGCAGTTCAAGAAGCGCGACTCTAAGCCGGTGAGTTGTTGCTCTCGGTCATGATCTAACCCAGGTTTGAGGCTGCGCTTATCGCAGCGTAGACGCAGGGCTTGAACATACTTACCCCAAGCTCTCCAGTCGTCCACAACGTAGGCGAAGCCAGGAGCGAGTAGCAGGCTAGCGCCGCGGAGCAGCGGCGAGTTGGCTTCATGGGTTGCCAGTTGTAAACGCAGCTCTCCCCAGAGCGAATCAACGGCTTGCAGGTGATGAACGGCAAGCTGCAATTGCTGGTCCAGGCGTTTCCAGCCATCGCTGAGGTGACTTTCAAAGCGGGCGCGATCCGTCGCCATCGTCTCCAAGTCATAGTGATCCTCGATCAGGCGCAGGCAGATGTTTTGTTGTAATTGGTCTGGGTGGCTGGCATCGCAGCACAGCCAATTCCACATGTCCCGCCAGGGCGACTCGGGCTGCTGTGCCGGGCGCTTCAAATGCTGCAGCTGTTTCAAAGGCTTGAGCCGCAGCTGCAGCCGGGACTTGAGGTATAGATAGGCCAGCTGCCGTAAAGCCAGCCCGTGCTCCTTGGCCGTTTGCCTGGGATCGGTACCCACCACCACGTCTACACCATGCTCGCGTCTGTGCAGCCCCAGGTGCAGTCGCGTGCCACGCGCCGTGCGCGGCTGCCAGTCTGGCGTAGGTTCGGGAAAGTGGGTCAGCCCTTTGGGTAGCTCGGGCATCGGCAGCGCTTGTTCTACAGCCTCTTTGGCCTCTAGGCGCAATTGCTCACGGAGGCGCTCAAACTGTCGTCCTGCGGCCAGTTCTTGTCCTTGTTCATCTCGGACGCAGAAGCGCAGACGTAGACGATCTGGCAGTGCCGCGAGATCCAACTCACGATAGTGCACCTCGCGCCGGAGTATGCTGCTGAGCCTGGCTTGCAAGGCGCGCAAGAAGTCCGCCCCACTTTCCAGCTCGTTCTGCAGTTCGCGCACCGTTGTGTTGATGGGGATGAGCCGCTTGCGATCTGGCTTGGGCAGTGCGCGCAATAAGGCATCTAGCTGCTGCTCGGCCAAGCCCGGAACAACGCCCACAAAATCATCTTCGCTGAGCGGAGTGAGTGCGTCTAAGGGCAGTAGCACTGTAATCCCGTCGGCTTTGTCTCCTGGCGCGAAGCGATAGCGTAATGAGAACTCCTGGCCGGCGACTGTAATCCGTGTTGGCCATGCGGCATCCACACCCAGCTCTTGGCTTTGCAGTTGTTCTCTGGTCCAGCGCAGGCTTGCATCATCGTTCTTCTTCAGCCAACTGAGTAGCCGGTCACGGTTGTTCAGCTCTGCGGGCAGGGCTTGGTCGTAAAGCGCACACTGTGATTCAACGTCAATGAGCAGATCCCGGCGACGCAGGCGGTCTTCATCGGCCCGAATGGCAGCGACTAAGCCGCGATTGGCTGCTAGAAAAGCGGGTGCTTGCTGTCGTCCCCAGCGTCCTTCAACCAAGGCCTCGCGAATGAATATTTCGCGGGTGAGCCCTGCATCATGGCGTTCCAGGGAAGCATTCTTTTTGAGGCTGAGGGCGAGGCCGAAGAGGCGAATATCCTCATCACAAACCACTTGGCCACGCCCGGGGTTCCAGCGAGGGTTTAAGGGGCTGCGCCGCAATAGTGGGCCAGCGGCACGAATGATCGCCGCGGCATCGGTGGTGGCAACTTGGCGGGCATAGGTGCGTGAGGTGGTCACCAAACTCGCGGCGAAGACCCAGGTGGATTGGCTGCGGCGCAGGGCCGACTCTGGATGAATTCTCCAGCGAGCCCCGCGTGGGCCTAAGTACTCGCCTTTGTCTTGATGCTGGCCCAGATGATCCAGCAGGCCTACCAGTAGCGCTGCATGCAGGTTGCCAGCTTGCTGAGTGCGGCGCTCGAAACCAGCGGCGCGCAGCTCACGCTGGAGCTGATGGATTAAGTCCTCCCATTCACGCACACGACGTACATGCAGATAATGCTCACGGCACCACCGTTCAAACTCACTGCGGGAGGACTGGCTACGCGCTTCACGAATGGCTCGGTGTAGCAGGATGAGGCTAGCAAAATCGCTGCTTTTATCGGTCCACACAGCCTGAGCTTCGCGCGCAGCGGCACGGTTATCGGCATGGATGTCGCGTACATCCGGCATAGACAGAGCCGCGACCACAATGACGGTGTCGTCCAGACAACCCAATCTGGAGGCTTCGACCAACATGCGGGAGTAGCGTGGCTCTACCGGCAGGCGTGCCATTTGCCGACCTGTAGGCGTCGTGCGCCCATCGTCGCGCAAGGCCTGAAGCTGTAGTAGTAATCGGCGGGCATCTTTCAGTAGCCGACGCTCAGGTGGGTCTACAAAGGGAAATTTCTCGGCGGCGCCTAAGCGTCGGTCCGCCATCTGCAATACGACATCCGCCAAGTTGCTGCGCAGGATTTCCGGGGCCGTCTCCGCAGGGCGATTCAAAAAATCGGTTTCGCTATAGAGACGAATACAAATGCCTGGGGCGGTACGACCACAGCGCCCGCTGCGCTGATTGCAGGCATCCTGCGCAATAGGCTCGATGGCCAGGCTTTGGAGTTGATTGCGGGGTGAAAAACGGGAAATTCGGGCGAGACCCGAGTCGATAACGTAGCGGATGCCGGGAACGGTGAGAGATGTTTCGGCGATATTCGTCGCCAGGATAATTCGCCGCCCCGTTCGCGCCGGGTTGAAGATGCGTTGTTGCTGAGCGCTAGGTAGCCGTGCATAAAGAGGCAGGATTTCTAGCTCCGGCCAGCTTTGCTTCAATGGCCCGCGGCTGAGGGTGTCTCGGAGTTCACGAATCTCGCGTTCTCCAGGAAGGAACACCAAAATATCGCCTGGGCCCTCTTTCCAGAGGCTGCGTGTAGCCAGGATCACCTCTTCATCTAACCCAGTATCCGTGGATTCCTGGTAGCGGATTTCTACCGGATAGCTGCGACCCTCGACCTGAAAAACCGGGGCCTTCCCAAAGTGTTTAGAGAACTTTTCTGTGTCCAGCGTGGCCGAGGTAATCACTAAGCGCAGATCAGGACGACTCCGCTGCAGGCGATGAAGGCAGCCCAGCAAAAAGTCGATGTTGAGGCTGCGCTCATGAGCTTCGTCGATGATGATGGTGTCGTATTTCTTCAGCGAACGATCATGGCGCAACTCGCTGAGCAAGATGCCATCCGT
Encoded here:
- the hrpA gene encoding ATP-dependent RNA helicase HrpA, with amino-acid sequence MATNAPPEYPAKLQEQQLALPDELPVAQHADELIRSVRENPVTIVCGATGSGKSTQLPKLALRAGRRSIAHTQPRRLAARTLAQRLASEMQCELGGAVGWQVRFAQALSADTCIKLMTDGILLSELRHDRSLKKYDTIIIDEAHERSLNIDFLLGCLHRLQRSRPDLRLVITSATLDTEKFSKHFGKAPVFQVEGRSYPVEIRYQESTDTGLDEEVILATRSLWKEGPGDILVFLPGEREIRELRDTLSRGPLKQSWPELEILPLYARLPSAQQQRIFNPARTGRRIILATNIAETSLTVPGIRYVIDSGLARISRFSPRNQLQSLAIEPIAQDACNQRSGRCGRTAPGICIRLYSETDFLNRPAETAPEILRSNLADVVLQMADRRLGAAEKFPFVDPPERRLLKDARRLLLQLQALRDDGRTTPTGRQMARLPVEPRYSRMLVEASRLGCLDDTVIVVAALSMPDVRDIHADNRAAAREAQAVWTDKSSDFASLILLHRAIREARSQSSRSEFERWCREHYLHVRRVREWEDLIHQLQRELRAAGFERRTQQAGNLHAALLVGLLDHLGQHQDKGEYLGPRGARWRIHPESALRRSQSTWVFAASLVTTSRTYARQVATTDAAAIIRAAGPLLRRSPLNPRWNPGRGQVVCDEDIRLFGLALSLKKNASLERHDAGLTREIFIREALVEGRWGRQQAPAFLAANRGLVAAIRADEDRLRRRDLLIDVESQCALYDQALPAELNNRDRLLSWLKKNDDASLRWTREQLQSQELGVDAAWPTRITVAGQEFSLRYRFAPGDKADGITVLLPLDALTPLSEDDFVGVVPGLAEQQLDALLRALPKPDRKRLIPINTTVRELQNELESGADFLRALQARLSSILRREVHYRELDLAALPDRLRLRFCVRDEQGQELAAGRQFERLREQLRLEAKEAVEQALPMPELPKGLTHFPEPTPDWQPRTARGTRLHLGLHRREHGVDVVVGTDPRQTAKEHGLALRQLAYLYLKSRLQLRLKPLKQLQHLKRPAQQPESPWRDMWNWLCCDASHPDQLQQNICLRLIEDHYDLETMATDRARFESHLSDGWKRLDQQLQLAVHHLQAVDSLWGELRLQLATHEANSPLLRGASLLLAPGFAYVVDDWRAWGKYVQALRLRCDKRSLKPGLDHDREQQLTGLESRFLNCLAHLPQTPQARAQVRSVYWSLQDYRVALFAQELGVPHPVSSARLEKSIVELKSL
- a CDS encoding Hsp20/alpha crystallin family protein, with product MALVHQRPWSLLQSLTDEWDQVFPQAAAAPSAQSWLPQADVSQFRDRFEFTLDLPGVPADQVDISLDGQMLTIRGERHVAEERVNEDAAPVAQRRERRSGVFERRFRLPQGIDSSAISAQSRHGVLHIVVPKLPKEQPLKIPVAA